One genomic region from Conexibacter woesei DSM 14684 encodes:
- a CDS encoding FAD-dependent oxidoreductase — MSALRIAIVGAGPAGFYVAEHLLKQDAHAVEVDLLDRLPTPYGLVRAGVAPDHPKIKAVIRLYEKTAALPGFRFFGGVEVGRDVTVADLSEHYHAVVCAYGAAIDRRLGIPGEQLPGSHTASEFVGWYNAHPDFSEREFELPRRVVVVGNGNVAADMTRVLGLSREELEVTDVADHAIDALADSAVEEIVVVGRRGPAQAAFTNPEVRELGELADCDVVVDPAEVTLDDVSRAFVESDDCTPTSRRNVEIFAGFASRAPAGKRRRIVLRFLGSPVEIKGSGRVESIVVGRNRLVRSDDGRLRAIDTGEREEIECGLVLRSIGYKGMALAGLPFDPDRGTIPNDHGRVIDPGSGEQIPGRYVVGWIKRGPGGVIGTNRKDAQDTVDALLEDVTAGRVPEPSGDASAEAVEALLTERAPGHVTFSGWQAIDRAEVARGEPHGRPRVKFSDVDAMLDVARGQTTAG, encoded by the coding sequence ATGAGCGCGCTTCGCATCGCGATCGTCGGCGCCGGCCCGGCGGGCTTCTACGTCGCCGAGCACCTGCTCAAGCAGGACGCGCATGCCGTCGAGGTCGACCTGCTCGACCGGCTCCCGACGCCGTACGGTCTCGTGCGGGCGGGCGTCGCCCCGGACCACCCGAAGATCAAGGCGGTGATCCGGCTCTACGAGAAGACGGCGGCGCTGCCGGGCTTCCGCTTCTTCGGGGGCGTCGAGGTCGGACGCGACGTGACGGTCGCGGACCTGTCCGAGCACTATCACGCCGTCGTCTGCGCCTACGGAGCGGCGATCGATCGCCGCCTCGGGATCCCGGGCGAGCAGCTGCCCGGCTCGCATACGGCGTCGGAGTTCGTCGGCTGGTACAACGCCCATCCGGACTTCTCGGAACGCGAGTTCGAGCTGCCGCGGCGGGTCGTGGTCGTCGGCAACGGGAACGTCGCCGCCGACATGACGCGGGTGCTGGGGCTCTCGCGGGAGGAGCTGGAAGTGACCGACGTCGCCGACCACGCGATCGACGCGTTGGCGGATTCCGCGGTCGAGGAGATCGTGGTCGTAGGGCGCCGCGGGCCCGCCCAGGCGGCGTTCACGAACCCGGAGGTCCGCGAGCTCGGCGAGCTGGCGGACTGCGACGTCGTCGTCGACCCTGCCGAGGTGACGCTCGACGACGTGAGCCGCGCGTTCGTCGAGTCCGACGACTGCACTCCGACCAGCCGCCGCAACGTCGAGATCTTCGCCGGCTTCGCGAGCCGCGCCCCCGCGGGCAAGCGGCGGCGGATCGTGCTGCGGTTCCTCGGCTCGCCGGTCGAGATCAAGGGATCGGGACGCGTCGAGTCGATCGTGGTCGGCCGCAACCGGCTCGTCCGCTCCGACGACGGCCGCCTGCGCGCGATCGACACCGGCGAACGCGAGGAGATCGAGTGCGGGCTCGTGCTGCGGTCGATCGGCTACAAGGGCATGGCGCTCGCCGGGTTGCCGTTCGACCCCGATCGCGGCACGATCCCGAACGACCACGGCCGCGTGATCGATCCCGGCTCGGGCGAGCAGATCCCCGGCCGCTATGTGGTCGGCTGGATCAAGCGCGGCCCGGGCGGCGTGATCGGCACGAACCGCAAGGACGCGCAGGACACGGTGGACGCGCTGCTCGAGGACGTGACCGCGGGGCGGGTTCCTGAGCCCAGCGGCGACGCGTCCGCCGAGGCCGTCGAGGCCCTCCTGACCGAGCGGGCCCCCGGCCACGTGACGTTCAGCGGCTGGCAGGCGATCGACCGCGCAGAGGTCGCCCGCGGCGAGCCGCACGGCCGGCCGCGGGTGAAGTTCAGCGACGTCGACGCGATGCTCGACGTCGCGCGCGGGCAGACGACGGCCGGCTGA
- a CDS encoding iron-containing alcohol dehydrogenase family protein produces MRPQIIAPFGNHLPVRIRFGDGVAMELPEVVIGAGASSALVVVDEGLAQVNPAVGEALAALTAAGIEVVHSQKGAGEPRGADVDRAADAVRQTGAGIIVAVGGGSVIDTAKAARLCAQQDLTFAAFLDSEREIPPAEIPLIAMPTTAGTGSEVSGGAVVSDDRSGTKAGIASPNLRAEYALVDPVLTHSVPPAATAFSGIDAIAQAIAGMVARTRTPIGDAIALEAIRLAGRSLVAAYRDGSDAAARSEMACASLLAGLTMNISDCAAEHSLAQAIGTRTGAPHGLTVGLVLAETLERERQFVPEQLERVADALGAPVDGSADGGRAVRAVRELLCELDFPVLGSLAVRSDLDDLTRHAMADFFITQSPRPWSEAEVRTAFEGALAQVGR; encoded by the coding sequence GTGAGGCCGCAGATCATCGCGCCGTTCGGCAACCACCTTCCGGTCCGCATCCGGTTCGGCGACGGCGTTGCGATGGAGCTGCCCGAGGTCGTCATCGGCGCCGGCGCGAGCAGTGCGCTCGTCGTCGTCGACGAGGGCCTTGCGCAGGTCAACCCGGCGGTCGGCGAGGCGCTCGCGGCGCTGACAGCTGCCGGCATCGAGGTCGTCCACAGCCAGAAGGGCGCCGGAGAGCCCCGCGGCGCTGACGTCGATCGAGCCGCCGACGCCGTGCGTCAGACAGGAGCGGGCATCATCGTGGCGGTCGGCGGCGGCTCGGTGATCGACACCGCCAAGGCCGCCCGGCTGTGCGCTCAGCAAGACCTCACGTTCGCCGCCTTCCTCGACTCCGAACGCGAGATTCCGCCGGCGGAGATCCCGCTGATCGCGATGCCGACGACGGCGGGGACGGGCTCTGAAGTGTCGGGCGGCGCCGTCGTCAGCGACGATCGCTCCGGCACCAAGGCGGGGATCGCGAGTCCGAACCTGCGAGCCGAGTACGCGCTCGTCGATCCGGTCCTGACCCACTCTGTGCCGCCCGCGGCGACTGCTTTCAGTGGGATCGACGCGATCGCGCAGGCGATCGCCGGGATGGTCGCGCGCACACGGACTCCGATCGGGGACGCGATCGCGCTGGAAGCGATCCGGCTCGCGGGGCGCTCGCTCGTCGCGGCGTACCGCGACGGCTCCGACGCGGCGGCGCGGTCGGAGATGGCCTGCGCCAGCCTTCTCGCCGGGCTGACGATGAACATCTCGGACTGCGCCGCGGAGCATTCGCTGGCGCAGGCGATCGGGACCCGCACCGGGGCTCCGCACGGCCTCACGGTGGGGCTGGTGCTGGCCGAGACGCTGGAGCGAGAGCGTCAGTTCGTCCCAGAGCAGCTGGAGCGGGTCGCCGACGCGCTCGGCGCTCCGGTCGACGGGAGCGCAGACGGCGGACGCGCCGTTCGCGCCGTGCGCGAGCTGCTGTGCGAGCTGGACTTTCCCGTGCTCGGGTCGCTGGCCGTCCGCAGCGACCTCGACGATCTCACCAGACATGCGATGGCGGATTTCTTCATCACCCAGTCGCCGCGTCCCTGGTCGGAGGCAGAAGTGAGGACCGCATTCGAAGGGGCGCTCGCCCAGGTCGGACGCTGA
- a CDS encoding FadR/GntR family transcriptional regulator has translation MSEIDDRVRTLGPVSVPSAAEVVVAQVTRAIELGRFLPDDQLPPEREFAVQLGVSRMTLRTALRDLEAAGLLKRVRRGSGGGALVINAGTLGVTDVEHRAMRKQVEEIFEFRIACESATAELAARRRTDAHLAQLEQTIESLGSELTSGRFRAADNAFHLGVADAAGNPWLRQAVEDVRAAIFAPLDAMSFELVVASAVEHHRWILDAIAAGDPDRARERMIDHIHEAKQELLVVVAIGDQPR, from the coding sequence ATGTCGGAGATCGACGATCGTGTGCGGACGCTCGGCCCGGTGTCGGTGCCCAGCGCCGCCGAAGTGGTGGTCGCCCAGGTGACCCGGGCGATCGAGCTCGGGAGATTCCTGCCCGACGATCAGCTCCCGCCCGAGCGCGAGTTCGCCGTGCAGCTGGGCGTCTCGCGGATGACGCTGCGAACCGCGCTGCGCGACCTCGAGGCTGCTGGGCTGCTGAAGCGAGTCCGGCGGGGCTCCGGCGGCGGCGCGCTGGTGATCAACGCCGGGACGCTCGGCGTCACCGACGTCGAGCACCGCGCGATGCGCAAGCAGGTGGAGGAGATCTTCGAGTTCCGCATCGCCTGCGAGTCGGCGACCGCCGAGCTCGCGGCGAGACGCAGGACCGACGCGCACCTGGCGCAGCTCGAGCAGACGATCGAGAGCCTCGGGTCCGAGCTCACGTCGGGACGGTTTCGAGCCGCCGACAACGCCTTCCATCTGGGCGTCGCCGACGCTGCGGGCAACCCCTGGCTGCGGCAGGCGGTCGAGGACGTCCGGGCAGCGATCTTCGCGCCGCTCGACGCGATGAGCTTCGAGCTGGTCGTCGCGAGCGCGGTCGAGCACCACCGCTGGATCCTCGACGCGATCGCGGCAGGCGATCCCGATCGCGCCCGGGAGCGGATGATCGACCACATCCACGAGGCGAAGCAGGAGCTGCTCGTGGTGGTCGCGATCGGGGACCAGCCGAGATGA
- a CDS encoding gamma-glutamyl-gamma-aminobutyrate hydrolase family protein, whose amino-acid sequence MSDSDARRRPLIGVCAAWERVAWSFWDQQAAVVAGTYLGAVRRAGGTPVVLTPEPLGDAQIESHGAWLDGLLLIGGADIDPACYGQQSAERTEATYPLRDQFEIALVRAAFDWDLPVLGICRGLQVLNVATGGSLHQHVTDAGFAEHRPVPGRLGESTLHVVEVEPGAPLAADAERQLIVNSHHHQGVDQVGEGGRVVARSVPDHLVEAVEWPQLRYALGVQWHPEELELDMTIADLVAAAADRAAAANRVEAIR is encoded by the coding sequence ATGAGCGATTCTGACGCGCGGCGCCGGCCTCTGATCGGCGTCTGTGCCGCCTGGGAGCGCGTCGCCTGGAGCTTCTGGGATCAGCAGGCAGCCGTCGTCGCCGGCACCTACCTCGGCGCCGTGCGGCGGGCGGGCGGCACGCCCGTCGTGCTCACTCCGGAACCGCTCGGGGACGCTCAGATCGAGTCGCATGGCGCGTGGCTCGACGGCCTCCTGCTGATCGGCGGGGCCGACATCGATCCCGCCTGCTACGGCCAGCAGTCGGCAGAGCGGACAGAGGCCACCTACCCGCTGCGCGATCAGTTCGAGATCGCGCTCGTCCGCGCCGCGTTCGACTGGGACCTGCCGGTTCTGGGCATCTGCCGCGGCCTGCAAGTCCTCAACGTCGCGACTGGAGGCTCCCTGCACCAGCACGTGACCGACGCCGGGTTCGCCGAGCACCGTCCGGTGCCCGGCAGACTCGGGGAGTCGACCCTGCACGTGGTCGAGGTCGAGCCGGGAGCGCCGCTGGCCGCGGATGCAGAGCGTCAGCTGATCGTGAACTCGCATCATCACCAGGGCGTCGACCAGGTGGGGGAGGGCGGGCGAGTCGTCGCGCGCTCGGTGCCGGACCATCTCGTCGAGGCGGTCGAGTGGCCGCAGCTGCGTTACGCGCTCGGCGTTCAGTGGCATCCCGAGGAGCTGGAGCTGGACATGACGATCGCAGACCTGGTGGCGGCGGCCGCCGACCGCGCCGCAGCCGCGAATCGAGTGGAGGCGATCCGGTGA
- a CDS encoding glutamine synthetase family protein — translation MLDSRETTSSPSASSVTGRLAPDRLRSMVAAGEIDTVLLALVDMQGRLQGKQLGAHHFVADVLDHGAGACAYLLSVDVEMTPQEGLLTSSWETGHGDFTLVPDVSSLRLASWRPRTAICIADAVWPGGEPVLPSPREILRQQVERLAERGWTASTATELEFIVHRESYAAAREQRYQHLTPATAYNGDYSLLGLRAADSVLDRLAAEMPRSGLELESVKGEANLGQFEINFRHSTPLDAADGHSIFKHAAKEIATEEGRAVTFMAKWDEREGNSCHLHLSLADADGPLFARDERLFEHFLAGQLACTRELTLLFAPNVNSYKRFAGHSFAPTAIAWGRDNRTCAIRAVGAGSSLRLEHRAPGGDVNPYLALAAMIAAGLHGVDERLDPEPAVVGNAYAAGSPRLPATLGDAVTSFRGSEMAARAFGADVVSHYARAAEIELDAYNAAVTDWERVRGYERF, via the coding sequence ATGCTCGACTCCCGCGAGACAACCTCTTCGCCGTCTGCCAGCTCGGTCACAGGCCGGCTTGCGCCGGACCGGCTCCGCTCGATGGTCGCCGCCGGTGAGATCGACACCGTCCTGCTCGCTCTCGTCGACATGCAGGGCCGGCTTCAGGGCAAGCAGCTCGGCGCGCACCACTTCGTCGCCGACGTCCTCGACCACGGCGCCGGCGCATGCGCCTACCTGCTCAGCGTGGACGTCGAGATGACACCCCAGGAGGGGCTCCTGACAAGCAGCTGGGAGACCGGCCACGGCGACTTCACGCTCGTCCCCGACGTCAGCTCGCTACGGCTGGCCTCCTGGCGGCCGCGCACCGCGATCTGCATCGCCGACGCGGTCTGGCCCGGCGGCGAGCCGGTGCTCCCGTCGCCTCGGGAGATCCTGCGGCAGCAGGTCGAGCGCCTGGCCGAGCGCGGCTGGACCGCCAGCACAGCGACCGAGCTGGAGTTCATCGTCCATCGCGAGAGCTACGCCGCGGCCCGCGAGCAGCGCTACCAGCACCTCACCCCGGCCACCGCCTACAACGGCGACTACTCGCTGCTCGGGCTGCGCGCGGCCGACTCCGTGCTGGACCGCCTCGCCGCCGAGATGCCGCGGTCGGGGCTCGAGCTCGAATCCGTCAAGGGCGAGGCCAATCTCGGACAGTTCGAGATCAACTTCCGCCACTCGACGCCGCTCGACGCCGCCGACGGCCATTCGATCTTCAAGCATGCGGCGAAGGAGATCGCGACGGAGGAAGGCCGCGCTGTCACGTTCATGGCCAAGTGGGACGAGCGCGAGGGGAACTCGTGCCACCTGCACCTCTCGCTCGCCGACGCCGACGGACCGCTCTTCGCTCGCGACGAGCGGCTCTTCGAGCACTTTCTCGCCGGCCAGCTCGCGTGCACGCGGGAGCTGACGCTTCTCTTCGCACCGAACGTCAACTCCTACAAGCGCTTCGCGGGGCACTCGTTCGCTCCGACCGCGATCGCGTGGGGGCGCGACAACCGCACGTGCGCGATCCGCGCGGTCGGCGCGGGCAGCTCGCTTCGGCTCGAGCACCGCGCCCCGGGCGGCGACGTCAATCCCTACCTCGCGCTCGCTGCGATGATCGCCGCCGGCCTGCACGGGGTCGACGAGAGACTCGATCCGGAGCCCGCGGTCGTGGGGAACGCCTATGCCGCGGGATCTCCGCGCCTGCCCGCCACGCTCGGCGACGCCGTGACGTCGTTCCGCGGGAGCGAGATGGCCGCGCGCGCGTTCGGTGCCGACGTCGTCAGCCACTATGCGCGCGCGGCGGAGATCGAGCTCGACGCCTACAACGCGGCAGTCACCGATTGGGAGCGGGTACGGGGCTATGAGCGATTCTGA
- a CDS encoding aldehyde dehydrogenase family protein produces MTVSVVEPATEQVLTTLPRTSLAELDLIVGAAQRAQREWWSLAPSERGATLAAVAAGIDAEAETLARLEARNVGMPISDARGAVAGAAATFRFYAAAPERLGGKTIPVAGGVDMTFREPLGVVGVITPWNFPLTIASWKIAPALAAGNAVVHKPAELTPLTALELQRIAAAAGLPAGLLGVVVGRGSELGRALVDHPDVSKVSLTGSTAVGMEIGERAARQVKRVSLELGGKSPSIVFADADLGSAATGLAGGCFGNAGQDCCARSRVFVERPVLGEFLERLEQMVASLRVGDPLDEATQMGPLISARQRSAVTEIVAGAAVATRGHAPDAPGYWFPPTVLHPLADADRAAREEIFGPVVCVLPFEREDEAIARANDTPYGLAGSIWTADGARALRVARGLHAGALAVNSYTSVRLGTPFGGFKHSGIGRELGADAPEAYTEVKNVFYATEA; encoded by the coding sequence GTGACCGTCAGCGTCGTCGAACCCGCCACCGAGCAGGTTCTCACCACGCTCCCCCGCACGAGCCTCGCGGAGCTCGACCTGATCGTCGGCGCGGCGCAGCGCGCGCAGCGGGAATGGTGGTCGCTGGCTCCGAGCGAGCGCGGCGCGACGCTGGCGGCGGTCGCGGCGGGAATCGACGCGGAGGCAGAGACGCTGGCGCGTCTGGAGGCCCGCAACGTCGGGATGCCGATCAGCGACGCGCGCGGCGCGGTCGCGGGCGCCGCGGCGACGTTCCGCTTCTACGCCGCCGCGCCGGAGCGCCTCGGCGGCAAGACGATCCCGGTCGCCGGCGGCGTCGACATGACGTTCCGCGAGCCGCTCGGCGTCGTCGGCGTGATCACGCCGTGGAACTTCCCGCTGACGATCGCAAGCTGGAAGATCGCGCCGGCCTTGGCGGCCGGCAACGCGGTCGTTCACAAGCCGGCCGAGCTCACCCCGCTGACCGCGCTCGAACTGCAGCGCATCGCAGCAGCGGCCGGTCTGCCCGCAGGCCTGCTCGGCGTCGTCGTCGGGCGCGGCTCGGAGCTCGGCCGGGCGCTCGTCGACCACCCGGACGTCAGCAAGGTCTCGCTCACCGGTTCGACCGCGGTCGGCATGGAGATCGGTGAGCGCGCCGCACGGCAGGTGAAGCGAGTGAGCCTCGAACTCGGCGGCAAGTCGCCGTCGATCGTCTTCGCCGACGCCGATCTCGGCTCCGCCGCGACGGGTCTCGCCGGCGGCTGCTTCGGCAACGCCGGCCAGGACTGCTGCGCGCGCTCCCGTGTCTTCGTCGAGCGCCCCGTCCTCGGCGAGTTCCTCGAACGGCTCGAGCAGATGGTGGCGAGCCTGCGCGTCGGCGACCCGCTCGACGAGGCGACGCAGATGGGGCCGTTGATCTCTGCCCGACAGCGCAGCGCCGTGACCGAGATCGTCGCCGGCGCCGCGGTCGCGACGCGGGGGCACGCTCCCGACGCACCCGGATATTGGTTTCCGCCCACCGTGCTGCATCCGCTCGCCGACGCCGACCGGGCGGCACGCGAGGAGATCTTCGGACCGGTCGTCTGCGTTCTTCCCTTCGAGCGGGAGGACGAGGCGATCGCCCGCGCCAACGACACCCCCTACGGGCTCGCAGGCTCGATCTGGACGGCCGACGGCGCCCGGGCGCTCCGCGTCGCGCGTGGTCTGCACGCCGGTGCTTTGGCGGTCAACTCCTACACCTCGGTGCGGCTCGGCACTCCCTTCGGGGGGTTCAAGCACTCCGGGATCGGGCGCGAGCTCGGCGCGGACGCGCCCGAGGCGTACACCGAGGTCAAGAACGTCTTCTACGCGACGGAGGCATGA